AACAGTTGCGACAGACTCTCACCGGATGAGCCAAAAGAAAATTACTTTGGACAAGAAAGGTGACGACTTTGATGTGGTGATTCCTAGCCGTTCTCTGCGTGAATTTACAGCTGTTTTCACAGACGAAATTGAAACAGTAGAGGTTTTCTTTGCCAATAATCAACTTCTCTTTAGAAGTGAAAATATCAGCTTCTATACACGCCTGTTGGAAGGAAACTATCCTGACACAGACCGCTTGATTCCGACAGAATTTTCAAGCGTTGTGACCTTTAATACTAATAATTTACGTCATGCCATGGAACGGTCGCGTCTTCTGTCCAATGCGACCCAGAACGGAACAGTGAAATTGGAAATTGTGAAGGGCATTGTCAGCGCCCATGTCCATTCACCAGAAGTTGGACGCGTAAATGAAGAAATTGATACAGAAAGTGTGTCAGGAGAAGATTTGACCATCAGCTTCAATCCCACCTATCTGATCGAAGCGCTAAAGGCAGTCGACAGCGAGAAGGTGACCATCAGCTTTATTTCAGCTGTTCGGCCTTTCACCTTGGTTCCAAGTGAAGATGCTGAAAACTTTATCCAGCTGATCACGCCAGTCCGTACCAACTAGAAGATAAGATTTAAGACAAGGTTGACTCGATCCGCCTTGTCTTATTTTGATAATTTGCATGCCAGCTGATTCTAAACTTGTGGTATAATACAGCTAGGGTTGAGAAAAGCGTCAATCTGTATTTTTAAGAGAATAAAAATAGATTGTCAAAAGGAGAGAAGATGTACGAACTTGGAACTTTTGTAGAAATGAAAAAGCCCCATGCCTGTACCATTAAGTCAACGGGCAAGAAGGCCAATCGTTGGGAAGTTATCCGCATGGGAGCAGATATCAAGATTCGCTGCAGCAACTGCGAACACGTTGTCATGATGAGCAGATATGATTTTGAAAGAAAAATGAAGAAGGTCATTGAATAGTCCATATTTTAGACTTAGCTTGATTTTGAATGAGCTACCTCATCAACAAAGAACGAGATTGGGACAGAAATCGGTAATTCGTTAGAATTTGATTTCGTCGTCCCACCTCCGCACAGTTGAGTAGGGCTGTAAAAGCTGATGAAATCAGCCTAGTAGAGCCCACTCAACCACTGCGTCTTGCTCGACAATCCAAAGACAATTGAGAGGCTAGGACTTTTGTCCCAGCCTCGTTTTTCTGCTTTTATTTAAGATCTTCAAATTTGCCGTCTTTGACTTCTTTATAACCAGAAGCTTCGAGGGATTTTACCGTTTCTTTATAACTGATATAATTAGCTTTTTGGTCTCCATCTGTTTGAATAAGCTGCTTGCTTTTCAGTTCTGAGATATCTGCCTTGCTAAAATCCATCGTCATCTTTTGCGTCAAATGATCGTCTTTATACTCGATTTTATTAGTAAGTCCTTTAATGTTTTCCAGCGTTTGCATGTAGCCCCCAATTTGCTCTTTGGCGGTATCTTTTGTCAATCCGATAGGCTCATAATAGAAAACATTGCTGGTTTCATTGTTCAGCAAATCATCGCCCTTATACTCAAGAGTGATCCGACTGTCTTGCTTGGTCTTTTGGTCAATCAACTGAAAATAGGCTTTTTTAGGGCTGCTACTGCAGGCAGCTAAAAAAAGTAAAGTAAACATGGTCAAGAAAGAAAGAACAAAAGTTTTAATTGTCATTTTTTTCATGGTTAACTCCTTTTATCAAAATATTAACTATATTATATCATTTTTTGTAGAAAATATTTTTTAATTCTATCCAGAAAGCAGGAAATTTTTCATCCAAATTCGCTGTTTAGGATAAGGATTTATGGTATAATGGTTTGGATTGAAAAGATGAATGGAGAAGATACGAATGGCTTTAACAGCAGGGATTGTTGGACTGCCTAATGTAGGTAAGTCAACTTTATTTAATGCAATTACAAAAGCAGGGGCAGAAGCTGCCAACTACCCTTTTGCGACCATTGATCCAAATGTCGGTCGGGTAGAGGTGCCAGATTCTCGTTTGGACAAATTAACAGAATTGATTAAACCTCAAAAGAAGGTTCCCACTACATTTGAGTTTACAGATATTGCTGGTATTGTAAAGGGAGCTTCAAAAGGAGAAGGACTAGGGAATAAATTCTTGGCCAATATCCGTGAAGTGGATGCTATCGTCCATGTAGTTCGTGCCTTTGATGATGAAAATGTCATGCGGGAACAGGGGCGTGAGTCTGACTTTGTCGACCCTATGGCTGATATTGAGACCATCAATCTAGAGCTTATTTTGGCCGATTTAGAAAGTATCAACAAACGCTATGCGCGTGTTGAGAAGATGGCTCGTACCCAGAAGGATAAGGACTCGGTTGCAGAATTTAATGTTTTACAAAAGATCAAGCCAGTTCTGGAAGACGGTCTGTCAGCTCGCACAATTGAGTTTACAGAAGAAGAACAAAAAATCGTCAAAGGTCTCTTTCTTTTAACGACTAAACCTGTGCTTTATGTGGCCAATGTCGGTGAAGATGAGGTGGCCGATCCTGACAATATTGACTATGTGAAGCAGATTCGTGAATTTGCGGCTACAGAAAATGCTGAAGTTGTTGTCATTTCAGCGCGTGCAGAGGAAGAAATTTCTGAACTAGATGATGAAGACAAGGCAGAATTTTTGGAAGCTATCGGCTTAACAGAATCAGGTGTAGACAAATTGACACGTGCAGCCTATCATCTGTTGGGGCTTGGAACCTACTTTACTGCTGGTGAAAAGGAAGTCCGAGCTTGGACCTTCAAGCGTGGCATGAAAGCTCCTCAGGCAGCTGGAATCATTCACTCAGACTTTGAGAAAGGTTTCATCCGAGCAGTGACGATGTCTTATGACGATTTAGTGAAATATGGCTCTGAAAAGGCTGTAAAAGAAGCTGGCCGCTTGCGTGAAGAAGGAAAAGAATATATCGTTCAAGATGGCGATATTATGGAATTCCGCTTTAACGTGTAAATCAAGTGTAAATTTAAAATACCTAGGTTGGAAAGAAATTTCCAGCCCTTTTGGCTTTTATAAAGGAGTAAAATGACAAAATTAATTGTTGGATTGGGAAATCCAGGAGATAAATATTTCGAAACAAAACACAATGTTGGTTTTATGTTAGTTGACAAGATGTGTAAAGAATTAAATCTAAAGTTTACAGCAGATAAGATTTTTCAAGCAGAAATTGCTTCAACCTTCTTGAATGGAGAAAAAGTCTATTTTGTAAAACCAACTACTTTTATGAATGAAAGTGGGAAAGCAGTCCATGCCTTGCTCACTTACTACGGCTTGGATATAGATGACTTACTCGTTATCTATGATGATCTGGATATGGAAGTTGGGAAAATCCGTCTTCGTACCAAGGGTTCAGCTGGCGGACACAATGGTATCAAGTCCATCATTAAACATATTGGAACACAGGAATTCAAGCGAGTAAAAATTGGCATAGGAAGACCTAAAAATAATATGTCAGTTATTCATCATGTTTTAGGGAAATTTGATGAGGAAGATTATATCAGTATTTTAAATACATTAGAGAAAGTTGACAGTGCTGTAAATCATTATTTACAAACTGAGAATTTTGAGCAAACAATGCAACAATACAATGGATAAGACAATGACACTACTTGATCTATTTGGTCGAAACAAACAAATTGTAGACTGGAAGAGACAGTTACAAAAGAAGACTAGGCAGTTAGTGATGGGACTTTCAGCTTCAACAAAGGCTTTGGCGATTGCTAGCAGCTTAGAAGAGCAGGAGAAAATCCTAGTCATCACTTCGAGTCAAAACGAAGCAGAGCGTCTAGCTAGTGATTTGATTTCTTTGTTAGGAGAAGAAAAGGTCTATACTTTCTTGGCAGATGATACACCTTTGGCTGAGTTTGTTTTTTCATCTCAAGAAAAAATCTTTGCTCGGTTAGAGGCCATGAATTTTTTATCGGACAAAGAGAAAAATGGGATTATAATCATCAACGTTGCAGCCAGTCGTTTATTATTGCCCCAGCCTGATATTTTTAAAAAATCTGAGCTTATCCTTTCTGTTGCTAAAGAATATAATCTTGACAAGCTAGTAAAGTCTTTGTCAAGGAACGGTTATAAAAAAGTTTCGCAAGTTCTCAGCCAAGGAGAGTACAGTCTGAGAGGGGATATTCTAGATATTTTTGAACGCTCGGCTCAATATCCTTATCGGATAGAGTTTTTTGGAGATGAGATTGATGGCATAAGGATTTTCAATCCTGAAAATCAGCTTTCTCTTGAAAATGTGGAACAGATTTTGATAGAGCCTGTTACAGATCTTCTATTAACAGAAGAAGATTATGCAAGAGGACAGAAAAATCTTGAAGCGTCTCTTTCTACGGTTATTGATCCTTCTTTAAAATCCTATTTAGAAGAAGTATTAAGCTCTGTTAGAGAGCAATATCATCATGCAGATATTCGCAAATTTCTTTCCTTTTTTTATAAGAAAGAATGGACTATTTTAGACTATCTACCAACTCACACTCCTATATTTTTTGATGATTTTCAAAAGATAATGGACAAGCATGCCCAGTTTGAATTAGAAGTTGCCCATATCTTGACAGATGATTTACAAAATAGTAAAGCACTGTCAAATCAACAATACTTTGCAAATAACTATCAGGACTATCGTAAATATAAACCTGCTACATTTTTTTCTAATTTCCATAAAGGCTTAGGAAATCTAAAATTTGATGCACTTTATCAATTCAATCAATATCCAATGCAGGAATTTTTTAGCCAGTTTCCTCTCTTAAAAGAAGAAATCAATCGCTTTAGGAAATCGGACTATACGGTAATCTTACAGGCAAATTCAGACTCAAGTTTACAAAGTTTACATAAAACTTTACAGGATTATGAGATTCATTTAGATTACATCAAGGAAAAAGACATCCATGAAAAAGCTGTCCAGCTCATAGAAGGAAATCTAGTTCAAGGATTTAATTTTGTCGATGAAAAAATCGTTTTGATTACTGAACATGAGATGATTCAGAAAAAAATCAAACGTAGGATTCGTCGTCAAAATATTTCTAATGCTGAAAGGTTGAAAGACTATAATGAGCTGGAAAAAGGCGACTATGTGGTTCATAATATCCACGGTATTGGTCGCTATTTAGGAATTGAAACGATTGAAGTTTCAGGAGTTCATCGAGATTATTTGACGATTCAGTATCAAAATGCGGATCGTATCTCCATTCCAGTGGATCAAATCAATCTTTTGTCTAAATATGTAGCTAGCGATGGAAAAGCACCTAAAATTAACAAGTTAAATGATGGGCGTTTCCAAAAGACCAAGCAAAAAGTCCAGCATCAGGTTGAAGACATTGCCGATGACCTTATTAAATTATATGCAGAGCGTAGTCAATTAAAAGGTTTCCAATTTTCTAGTGATGACCAACATCAAGTAGAGTTTGACAATGCCTTTCCGTATGTGGAAACAGATGACCAACTCAGAAGTATCCAGGAAATCAAGAAAGATATGGAGAGTGACCGTCCTATGGACCGACTCTTGGTTGGAGATGTTGGTTTTGGGAAGACAGAGGTGGCTATGCGGGCTGCTTTTAAGGCTGTCAACGATCATAAACAGGTGGCTATCTTGGTTCCGACCACTGTTTTAGCTCAGCAACACTACACAAACTTTAAAGAACGTTTCAATGATTTTGCCGTAAATATCGATGTTCTCAGCCGTTTTAGAAGCAAAGGGGAGCAAAAAGAGACTCTGGAAAAGTTGGAAAAAGGGCAGATTGATATTATTATCGGTACCCATCGCCTCCTATCAGCAGATGTGACATTTTCCGATTTGGGGCTACTGGTGATAGATGAAGAGCAGCGCTTCGGTGTCAAGCATAAGGAAAAGTTAAAGGAACTAAAAAAGAAGGTTGATGTTCTGACCTTGACGGCTACCCCTATTCCAAGAACCCTTCACATGTCGATGTTAGGAATTCGAGATTTATCGGTAATTGAAACCCCACCGACAAATCGTTATCCAGTCCAAACCTATGTTTTAGAGAATAACCTCACTGTTATTCGAGATGCGGTTTTACGTGAAATAGACCGAGGTGGACAGGTTTACTACCTTTACAATAAAGTTGACACCATTGAGCAAAAAGTTTCAGAATTAAAAGAGTTGATTCCAGAGGCTTCAATTGGTTATGTTCATGGACAGATGACTGAGGTACGTTTAGAAAATACCCTCTTAGACTTTGTTAATGGCGAATA
This genomic window from Streptococcus cristatus AS 1.3089 contains:
- the ychF gene encoding redox-regulated ATPase YchF, producing MALTAGIVGLPNVGKSTLFNAITKAGAEAANYPFATIDPNVGRVEVPDSRLDKLTELIKPQKKVPTTFEFTDIAGIVKGASKGEGLGNKFLANIREVDAIVHVVRAFDDENVMREQGRESDFVDPMADIETINLELILADLESINKRYARVEKMARTQKDKDSVAEFNVLQKIKPVLEDGLSARTIEFTEEEQKIVKGLFLLTTKPVLYVANVGEDEVADPDNIDYVKQIREFAATENAEVVVISARAEEEISELDDEDKAEFLEAIGLTESGVDKLTRAAYHLLGLGTYFTAGEKEVRAWTFKRGMKAPQAAGIIHSDFEKGFIRAVTMSYDDLVKYGSEKAVKEAGRLREEGKEYIVQDGDIMEFRFNV
- the pth gene encoding aminoacyl-tRNA hydrolase, translated to MTKLIVGLGNPGDKYFETKHNVGFMLVDKMCKELNLKFTADKIFQAEIASTFLNGEKVYFVKPTTFMNESGKAVHALLTYYGLDIDDLLVIYDDLDMEVGKIRLRTKGSAGGHNGIKSIIKHIGTQEFKRVKIGIGRPKNNMSVIHHVLGKFDEEDYISILNTLEKVDSAVNHYLQTENFEQTMQQYNG
- the dnaN gene encoding DNA polymerase III subunit beta — translated: MIHFSINKNLFLQALNTTKRAISTKNAIPILSTVKIDVTKEGITLIGSNGQISIENFISVQNENAGLLITSPGSILLEANFFINVISSLPDIVLDFKEIEQKQIVLTSGKSEITLKGKDADQYPRIQEVSTSNPLVLETKVLKNIINETAFAASTQESRPILTGVHFVLTDNQSLKTVATDSHRMSQKKITLDKKGDDFDVVIPSRSLREFTAVFTDEIETVEVFFANNQLLFRSENISFYTRLLEGNYPDTDRLIPTEFSSVVTFNTNNLRHAMERSRLLSNATQNGTVKLEIVKGIVSAHVHSPEVGRVNEEIDTESVSGEDLTISFNPTYLIEALKAVDSEKVTISFISAVRPFTLVPSEDAENFIQLITPVRTN
- a CDS encoding DUF951 domain-containing protein gives rise to the protein MYELGTFVEMKKPHACTIKSTGKKANRWEVIRMGADIKIRCSNCEHVVMMSRYDFERKMKKVIE
- a CDS encoding DUF1307 domain-containing protein; protein product: MKKMTIKTFVLSFLTMFTLLFLAACSSSPKKAYFQLIDQKTKQDSRITLEYKGDDLLNNETSNVFYYEPIGLTKDTAKEQIGGYMQTLENIKGLTNKIEYKDDHLTQKMTMDFSKADISELKSKQLIQTDGDQKANYISYKETVKSLEASGYKEVKDGKFEDLK
- the mfd gene encoding transcription-repair coupling factor; its protein translation is MDKTMTLLDLFGRNKQIVDWKRQLQKKTRQLVMGLSASTKALAIASSLEEQEKILVITSSQNEAERLASDLISLLGEEKVYTFLADDTPLAEFVFSSQEKIFARLEAMNFLSDKEKNGIIIINVAASRLLLPQPDIFKKSELILSVAKEYNLDKLVKSLSRNGYKKVSQVLSQGEYSLRGDILDIFERSAQYPYRIEFFGDEIDGIRIFNPENQLSLENVEQILIEPVTDLLLTEEDYARGQKNLEASLSTVIDPSLKSYLEEVLSSVREQYHHADIRKFLSFFYKKEWTILDYLPTHTPIFFDDFQKIMDKHAQFELEVAHILTDDLQNSKALSNQQYFANNYQDYRKYKPATFFSNFHKGLGNLKFDALYQFNQYPMQEFFSQFPLLKEEINRFRKSDYTVILQANSDSSLQSLHKTLQDYEIHLDYIKEKDIHEKAVQLIEGNLVQGFNFVDEKIVLITEHEMIQKKIKRRIRRQNISNAERLKDYNELEKGDYVVHNIHGIGRYLGIETIEVSGVHRDYLTIQYQNADRISIPVDQINLLSKYVASDGKAPKINKLNDGRFQKTKQKVQHQVEDIADDLIKLYAERSQLKGFQFSSDDQHQVEFDNAFPYVETDDQLRSIQEIKKDMESDRPMDRLLVGDVGFGKTEVAMRAAFKAVNDHKQVAILVPTTVLAQQHYTNFKERFNDFAVNIDVLSRFRSKGEQKETLEKLEKGQIDIIIGTHRLLSADVTFSDLGLLVIDEEQRFGVKHKEKLKELKKKVDVLTLTATPIPRTLHMSMLGIRDLSVIETPPTNRYPVQTYVLENNLTVIRDAVLREIDRGGQVYYLYNKVDTIEQKVSELKELIPEASIGYVHGQMTEVRLENTLLDFVNGEYDILVTTTIIETGVDIPNANTLFIENADHMGLSTLYQLRGRVGRSNRIAYAYLMYRPDKTLTEVSEKRLEAIKGFTELGSGFKIAMRDLSIRGAGNILGSSQSGFIDSVGFEMYSQLLEEAIAKKQGKETKRQKSNAEINLQIDAYLPSDYISDERQKIEVYKRIREIDNRVNYEHLQDELIDRFGEYPDVVAYLLEIGLVKSYLDQAFVALAERKQESVIIRFEKISQQIYLTQDYFEALSATNLKARIGEQKGLIEVVFDVRKKKDFEILENLLNFGEKLVEIKNRKAE